In a single window of the Panthera uncia isolate 11264 chromosome B2 unlocalized genomic scaffold, Puncia_PCG_1.0 HiC_scaffold_25, whole genome shotgun sequence genome:
- the TUBB2A gene encoding tubulin beta-2A chain isoform X4 codes for MREIVHIQAGQCGNQIGAKFWEVISDEHGIDPTGSYHGDSDLQLERINVYYNEATGNKYVPRAILVDLEPGTMDSVRSGPFGQIFRPDNFVFGQSGAGNNWAKGHYTEGAELVDSVLDVVRKESESCDCLQGFQLTHSLGGGTGSGMGTLLISKIREEYPDRIMNTFSVMPSPKVSDTVVEPYNATLSVHQLVENTDETYCIDNEALYDICFRTLKLTTPTYGDLNHLVSATMSGVTTCLRFPGQLNADLRKLAVNMVPFPRLHFFMPGFAPLTSRGSQQYRALTVPELTQQMFDSKNMMAACDPRHGRYLTVAAIFRGRMSMKEVDEQMLNVQNKNSSYFVEWIPNNVKTAVCDIPPRGLKMSATFIGNSTAIQELFKRISEQFTAMFRRKAFLHWYTGEGMDEMEFTEAESNMNDLVSEYQQYQDATADEQGEFEEEEGEDEA; via the exons ATGCGTGAGATCGTGCACATCCAGGCGGGCCAGTGTGGCAACCAGATCGGCGCCAAG TTTTGGGAGGTCATCAGTGATGAGCATGGGATCGACCCCACTGGCAGTTACCATGGAGACAGTGACTTGCAGCTGGAGAGAATCAATGTGTACTACAATGAAGCCACTG GTAACAAATATGTACCTCGGGCTATCCTGGTGGATCTGGAGCCAGGCACCATGGACTCAGTCAGGTCTGGACCATTCGGTCAGATCTTCAGGCCAGACAACTTCGTGTTTG GCCAGAGTGGTGCTGGAAACAACTGGGCAAAGGGCCACTACACAGAGGGAGCCGAGCTGGTCGACTCGGTCCTGGACGTGGTGAGGAAGGAATCAGAAAGCTGTGACTGTCTGCAGGGCTTCCAGCTGACCCACTCGCTGGGGGGCGGCACAGGGTCTGGGATGGGCACCCTGCTCATCAGCAAGATCCGGGAGGAGTACCCCGACCGCATCATGAACACCTTCAGCGTCATGCCCTCGCCCAAGGTGTCAGACACGGTGGTCGAGCCCTACAACGCCACCCTGTCGGTGCACCAGCTGGTGGAGAACACAGATGAAACCTACTGCATCGACAACGAGGCGCTGTACGACATCTGCTTCCGCACCCTGAAACTGACCACCCCCACGTACGGCGACCTCAACCACCTGGTGTCGGCCACCATGAGCGGGGTCACCACCTGCCTGCGCTTCCCGGGCCAGCTGAACGCCGACCTGCGCAAGCTGGCCGTGAACATGGTGCCCTTCCCGCGCCTGCACTTCTTCATGCCCGGCTTCGCGCCGCTCACCAGCCGGGGCAGCCAGCAGTACCGCGCGCTCACGGTGCCCGAGCTGACCCAGCAGATGTTCGACTCCAAGAACATGATGGCCGCGTGCGACCCGCGCCACGGCCGCTACCTGACCGTGGCTGCCATCTTCCGCGGCCGCATGTCCATGAAGGAGGTGGACGAGCAGATGCTCAACGTGCAGAACAAGAACAGCAGCTACTTCGTCGAGTGGATCCCCAACAACGTGAAGACGGCCGTGTGCGACATCCCGCCGCGCGGCCTCAAGATGTCGGCCACCTTCATCGGCAACAGCACGGCCATCCAGGAGCTGTTCAAGCGCATCTCGGAGCAGTTCACGGCCATGTTCCGGCGCAAGGCCTTCCTGCACTGGTACACGGGCGAGGGCATGGATGAGATGGAGTTCACCGAGGCCGAGAGCAACATGAACGACCTGGTGTCCGAGTACCAGCAGTACCAGGACGCCACGGCCGACGAGCAGGGCGAGttcgaggaggaggagggcgaggaCGAGGCTTAA